A genomic window from Streptomyces sp. HUAS YS2 includes:
- a CDS encoding NAD(P)/FAD-dependent oxidoreductase, whose translation MAGVQTAVALREQGFTGTVTLIGAEPHQPYDRPPLSKAVLLGKAEGSAFDIDFEALDVELRLGVEVTGLRADAHEVDTEAGPVPYDVLVLATGANPVTLPGSEGVPGVHLLRTLDDAVRLGPVLERRHDIVVVGAGWIGAEFATAARQAGCAVTVVEAADRPLAGALPDDVAGPMADWYAESGAELVTGARVARVAPGEVVLDDGRTLPADAVVVGIGARPATRWLDGSGIALGADGSVTADDRLRTSLPDVYAVGDCASFPSARYGERLLVHHWDNALQGPRTVAAGIADGPAAPPYDPVPYFWSEQFGRFVQYAGHHAHADAEVWRGGPDDASWSVLWLREGVPVALLAVGRPRDLAQGRKLIEAGTPVDPERAADPAVPLKAAAR comes from the coding sequence ATGGCCGGCGTCCAGACCGCCGTCGCCCTGCGCGAGCAGGGCTTCACCGGGACCGTCACCCTCATCGGCGCCGAACCTCACCAGCCCTACGACCGGCCGCCGCTGTCCAAGGCGGTCCTCCTCGGCAAGGCGGAGGGCTCCGCCTTCGACATCGACTTCGAGGCCCTCGACGTCGAGCTGCGCCTCGGCGTCGAGGTGACCGGGCTGCGCGCGGACGCCCACGAGGTCGACACCGAGGCCGGCCCCGTCCCGTACGACGTGCTCGTCCTCGCCACCGGGGCGAACCCGGTCACCCTGCCGGGCTCGGAGGGCGTCCCCGGCGTGCACCTGCTGCGCACCCTCGACGACGCCGTCCGCCTCGGGCCCGTCCTGGAGCGCCGGCACGACATCGTGGTGGTCGGCGCCGGCTGGATCGGCGCCGAGTTCGCCACCGCCGCCCGCCAGGCCGGCTGCGCCGTCACCGTCGTCGAGGCCGCCGACCGGCCGCTCGCCGGAGCGCTGCCCGACGACGTCGCCGGGCCGATGGCCGACTGGTACGCCGAGAGCGGCGCCGAGCTCGTCACCGGCGCGCGCGTCGCGCGGGTCGCCCCCGGCGAGGTCGTCCTCGACGACGGCCGCACGCTGCCCGCGGACGCCGTCGTCGTCGGCATCGGCGCCCGGCCCGCCACCCGCTGGCTGGACGGCTCCGGCATCGCGCTCGGCGCGGACGGCTCGGTCACCGCCGACGACCGGCTGCGCACCTCGCTGCCCGACGTGTACGCGGTCGGCGACTGCGCCTCCTTCCCGTCCGCCCGCTACGGCGAACGGCTCCTCGTCCACCACTGGGACAACGCGCTGCAGGGCCCGCGCACCGTCGCCGCCGGGATCGCCGACGGACCGGCCGCCCCGCCGTACGACCCGGTGCCGTACTTCTGGTCCGAGCAGTTCGGCCGCTTCGTCCAGTACGCCGGGCACCACGCGCACGCCGACGCCGAGGTCTGGCGCGGCGGCCCCGACGACGCCTCCTGGTCGGTGCTCTGGCTGCGCGAGGGGGTCCCCGTCGCCCTCCTCGCGGTCGGCCGGCCGCGCGACCTGGCCCAGGGGCGCAAGCTGATCGAGGCGGGCACCCCGGTCGATCCGGAGCGCGCCGCCGACCCCGCCGTCCCTCTGAAGGCCGCAGCCCGGTAG